The following coding sequences lie in one Streptomyces xiamenensis genomic window:
- a CDS encoding helix-turn-helix domain-containing protein, whose protein sequence is MAAGERLLSEAKFLTVAEVAAVMRVSKMTVYRLVHAGHLPAIRVGRSFRVPEQAVHEYLRESFVGVESA, encoded by the coding sequence ATGGCTGCTGGTGAAAGGCTTCTGAGCGAAGCCAAGTTCCTGACCGTGGCGGAGGTCGCCGCGGTGATGCGAGTGTCCAAGATGACCGTGTACCGCCTGGTGCACGCCGGTCATCTGCCCGCGATCCGGGTAGGAAGGTCCTTCCGGGTCCCCGAGCAGGCCGTCCACGAGTACCTGCGGGAATCCTTTGTAGGGGTGGAAAGCGCCTGA
- a CDS encoding ATP-binding SpoIIE family protein phosphatase, with protein MNLTRWSIRLPGAQRRNAAAARAETGGVPAARTEPQPPPAVPAPGGGRGVDSAAVHELLGQVPAPVAVVHGPEHRLVYTNDAYTAVFGSREPGKPVRESLAELVDVGLLPLMDQVRRSGTSRTLKSRRVDGTATAGARERDSFYTFTCTPVELLTPEDGSTAAGVLVFASDVTDQAASAERLRESESHQREAAVTLQRSLLPQKLEQPDDLRVAATYQPGGIDAAVGGDWYDVITLGAGRTAAVIGDVMGRGVRAAAVMGQLRTAVRAYARLDLPPHEVIQLLDGLAGEIAPSQIATCAYTVYDPNEGTLTYASAGHLPLIVRDADGEIHRVTDPTGPPLGTGGWLHTSGSVPFGPGASAVLYTDGLVERRDADIDVGLSALERAFAGSGDSPQIVCDRLLRALGITGDHDDDVAVLVLACPERDGEEADLFRGAALELLGGVEAASRARAFAEGVLTSWRFPEELRELGVLTASELVGNSLKHGKAPMRLRLRRTDRRLIVEVTDGDEHLPRRQQADAADETGRGIAVVATIASEWGARRLPEGGKAVWAEFELT; from the coding sequence GTGAACTTGACGCGCTGGAGTATCCGGCTGCCCGGAGCGCAGCGGCGCAACGCCGCTGCCGCCCGGGCGGAGACCGGCGGCGTCCCCGCGGCGCGCACGGAACCCCAGCCGCCGCCCGCCGTCCCGGCGCCGGGCGGCGGACGCGGCGTCGACTCCGCCGCCGTCCACGAACTGCTCGGCCAGGTCCCCGCGCCCGTCGCCGTCGTCCACGGCCCCGAGCACCGCCTCGTCTACACCAACGATGCCTACACGGCCGTCTTCGGTTCCCGCGAGCCGGGGAAGCCGGTCCGCGAGTCCCTGGCCGAGCTGGTGGACGTCGGTCTGCTGCCGCTGATGGACCAGGTGCGGCGCAGCGGCACCTCGCGCACCCTCAAGTCCCGCCGGGTCGACGGCACGGCCACGGCCGGTGCCCGCGAACGCGACAGCTTCTACACCTTCACCTGCACCCCGGTGGAACTGCTGACCCCCGAGGACGGCTCCACGGCCGCCGGGGTCCTGGTCTTCGCCTCCGACGTGACCGACCAGGCCGCCTCCGCCGAGCGTCTGCGAGAGAGCGAGAGCCACCAGCGCGAGGCCGCCGTCACCCTCCAGCGCAGCCTGCTGCCCCAGAAGCTGGAACAGCCCGACGACCTGCGGGTCGCGGCCACGTACCAGCCCGGCGGCATCGACGCGGCGGTCGGCGGCGACTGGTACGACGTGATCACCCTCGGCGCCGGCCGCACCGCGGCCGTGATCGGGGACGTGATGGGCCGCGGGGTGCGCGCCGCCGCCGTCATGGGCCAGCTGCGCACGGCGGTACGGGCGTACGCGCGCCTCGACCTGCCGCCGCACGAAGTGATCCAGCTGCTCGACGGCCTGGCCGGGGAGATCGCCCCCAGCCAGATCGCCACCTGCGCCTACACCGTCTACGACCCGAACGAAGGGACGCTGACGTACGCCTCGGCCGGCCATCTGCCGCTGATCGTGCGCGACGCGGACGGCGAGATCCACCGGGTCACCGACCCGACCGGGCCGCCGCTGGGCACCGGCGGCTGGCTGCACACCTCGGGCTCGGTCCCGTTCGGCCCCGGCGCCAGCGCCGTGCTGTACACGGACGGCCTGGTGGAGCGCCGGGACGCCGACATCGACGTGGGCCTGAGCGCGCTGGAGCGTGCCTTCGCCGGCTCGGGCGACAGCCCGCAGATCGTGTGCGACCGGCTGCTGCGCGCGCTGGGCATCACCGGCGACCACGACGACGACGTGGCGGTGCTGGTGCTCGCCTGCCCCGAGCGGGACGGCGAGGAGGCGGATCTCTTCCGGGGTGCCGCACTGGAACTGCTGGGCGGAGTCGAGGCGGCCTCCCGGGCCCGCGCCTTCGCGGAGGGCGTGCTCACCAGCTGGCGCTTCCCCGAGGAACTGCGGGAACTGGGCGTCCTGACGGCCAGCGAACTCGTCGGCAACTCCCTCAAGCACGGCAAGGCCCCGATGCGGCTGCGGCTGCGCAGGACCGACCGCCGGCTGATCGTGGAGGTGACGGACGGGGACGAGCACCTGCCCCGCCGGCAGCAGGCGGACGCGGCCGACGAGACGGGTCGCGGCATCGCAGTGGTGGCGACGATCGCCTCGGAATGGGGCGCCAGGCGGCTGCCGGAGGGCGGCAAGGCCGTGTGGGCCGAGTTCGAGTTGACGTGA
- a CDS encoding 30S ribosomal protein bS22 yields MGSVIKKRRKRMAKKKHRKLLKRTRVQRRNKK; encoded by the coding sequence GTGGGCTCTGTAATCAAGAAGCGGCGCAAGCGGATGGCGAAGAAGAAGCACCGCAAGCTGCTGAAGCGCACCCGCGTGCAGCGCCGCAACAAGAAGTGA
- a CDS encoding glutaredoxin family protein: MRPLLRRASRKSPRDRVVTLIGKPGCHLCDAAREVVAAVCEETGAAWEEWDITADEELHRLYWEQIPVVLVDGEQHDFWRVDAGRLRSALGA, from the coding sequence ATGAGACCCCTGCTGCGCCGTGCGTCCCGTAAGTCGCCCCGGGACCGCGTCGTCACGTTGATCGGGAAGCCCGGCTGTCATCTGTGCGATGCCGCCCGGGAGGTGGTGGCGGCGGTGTGCGAGGAGACCGGGGCCGCCTGGGAGGAGTGGGACATCACCGCGGACGAGGAACTGCACCGGCTGTACTGGGAGCAGATCCCGGTGGTGCTGGTGGACGGTGAGCAGCACGATTTCTGGCGGGTGGACGCCGGGAGGCTGCGCAGCGCGTTGGGAGCTTGA
- a CDS encoding HAD family hydrolase codes for MASSPLDQPADRSDLSTGDRDAGLSGDPGGEDGGTAGSRTGLLADLARGRWRWPGRAPTRRSELAGQASAEAAGETVAEPEFPVPGDVRAAAFFDLDNTVMQGAALFHFGRGLYKRKFFSGRDLARFAWQQAYFRMAGSENAGHMRDARDSALSIVKGHKVAELMAMGEEIYDEYMAGRIWRGTQALAQAHLDAGQRVWLVTAAPVETATIIARRLGLTGALGTVAESVDGIYTGRLVGEPLHGPAKAMAVRALAGRQELDLERCAAYSDSANDIPMLSLVGYPYAINPDSALRAHARKQGWRVRDYRTGRKAVRIGVPAAAGAGAVAGGAVAAVALRRRRR; via the coding sequence ATGGCAAGCTCGCCGCTGGACCAGCCCGCCGACCGCTCTGACCTCAGCACCGGTGATCGTGACGCCGGCCTGAGCGGCGATCCGGGCGGCGAGGACGGCGGCACCGCCGGGAGCCGTACGGGTCTGCTGGCCGACCTGGCCAGGGGCCGCTGGCGGTGGCCGGGCCGGGCCCCCACCCGGCGCAGCGAACTGGCCGGGCAGGCGTCGGCGGAGGCGGCCGGGGAGACCGTGGCCGAGCCGGAGTTCCCGGTGCCCGGCGATGTCAGGGCGGCGGCCTTCTTCGATCTCGACAACACGGTGATGCAGGGCGCGGCCCTCTTCCACTTCGGCCGCGGCCTGTACAAGCGCAAGTTCTTCAGCGGCCGGGATCTGGCGCGGTTCGCCTGGCAGCAGGCGTACTTCCGGATGGCGGGCTCGGAGAACGCCGGGCACATGCGGGACGCCCGCGACAGCGCGCTGTCCATCGTCAAGGGCCACAAGGTGGCCGAACTGATGGCGATGGGCGAGGAGATCTACGACGAGTACATGGCCGGGCGGATCTGGCGCGGCACCCAGGCGCTGGCCCAGGCCCATCTGGACGCCGGGCAGCGGGTGTGGCTGGTGACGGCGGCCCCGGTGGAGACGGCCACCATCATCGCCAGGCGGCTGGGCCTCACCGGGGCGCTGGGCACCGTCGCCGAGTCCGTGGACGGGATCTACACCGGCCGGCTGGTCGGCGAACCGCTGCACGGCCCGGCCAAGGCGATGGCGGTGCGGGCGCTGGCCGGACGCCAGGAGCTGGACCTGGAGCGCTGCGCGGCGTACAGCGATTCGGCGAATGACATCCCGATGTTGTCTCTTGTCGGTTATCCCTACGCGATCAATCCGGACAGCGCGTTGCGGGCGCACGCCCGCAAACAGGGCTGGCGGGTGCGCGACTACCGCACCGGCCGCAAGGCGGTGCGGATCGGGGTCCCGGCCGCCGCGGGCGCCGGAGCCGTGGCGGGCGGCGCCGTGGCGGCGGTCGCGCTGCGGCGGCGCCGGCGCTGA
- a CDS encoding redox-sensing transcriptional repressor Rex has product MATGRNHRPATRSRGIPEATVARLPLYLRALTALSERSVPTVSSEELAGAAGVNSAKLRKDFSYLGSYGTRGVGYDVEYLVYQISRELGLTQDWPVVIVGIGNLGAALANYGGFASRGFRVAALIDADPKMTGKQVAGIGVRHVDELESIVHTNGVSIGVITTPAGAAQQVCERLVAAGVTSILNFSPTVLSVPEGVDVRKVDLSIELQILAFHEQRKAADEISRGVRPRGARTAAPAEGAGGAGADRPKGQGPDGDIPAVMPA; this is encoded by the coding sequence GTGGCAACTGGCCGAAACCACCGACCGGCGACGCGCAGCCGAGGAATCCCCGAGGCGACTGTCGCCCGGCTTCCGTTGTATCTGCGGGCGCTGACCGCGCTGTCCGAGCGCTCGGTGCCGACGGTCTCCTCGGAGGAGCTGGCCGGCGCCGCCGGGGTGAACTCGGCGAAGCTGCGCAAGGACTTCTCCTACCTCGGCAGCTACGGCACCCGGGGCGTGGGGTACGACGTCGAGTATCTCGTGTACCAGATCTCGCGTGAACTCGGGCTCACCCAGGACTGGCCCGTGGTCATCGTCGGCATCGGTAACCTCGGCGCCGCGCTGGCCAACTACGGCGGTTTCGCCTCCCGCGGCTTCCGGGTCGCGGCGCTCATCGACGCCGACCCGAAGATGACCGGCAAGCAGGTCGCGGGCATCGGCGTGCGGCACGTGGACGAACTCGAGTCGATCGTGCACACCAACGGTGTCTCCATCGGTGTCATCACCACCCCGGCGGGCGCGGCCCAGCAGGTGTGCGAGCGGCTGGTGGCCGCCGGGGTCACCTCGATCCTGAACTTCTCCCCCACGGTGCTCTCGGTGCCGGAGGGGGTGGACGTGCGCAAGGTGGACCTGTCGATAGAGCTGCAGATCCTCGCCTTCCACGAGCAGCGCAAGGCCGCGGACGAGATCTCGCGCGGCGTACGGCCGCGCGGTGCCCGTACCGCCGCGCCCGCCGAGGGCGCCGGCGGTGCCGGCGCGGACCGGCCCAAGGGGCAGGGCCCCGACGGGGACATCCCGGCGGTGATGCCGGCATGA
- a CDS encoding acetoin utilization protein AcuC, with protein MWDDGVTRYDFGPEHPMKPVRLELTMRLVEDLGLTRHIELAGARPAGESTLRLIHRPDYIEAVRRASADPRDTDRWHGLESEDNPAFAGMHEAAALISGLSVGGAEALHSGAATHAVNFSGGLHHAMPGSAAGFCVYNDASLAIARLLELGVQRVAYVDLDAHHGDGVQEAFWDDPRVLTLSVHEHPRTLFPHITGRPDETGDPEKAPGSAANLALPAGTSDAGWLRAVHAVLPELLADFRPQVLVSQHGADTHFEDLQAHLLLSLDAQRAGIEAAHDWAHRYADGRWLALGGGGYAVVDVVPRLWAHLTAVAAHAPVDPATPVPESWRQTVYALTRESGPWRMTDGRTPKWLDWEAGYDPADPVDQAVLATRRAAFPQRGLLP; from the coding sequence ATGTGGGACGACGGAGTCACCCGGTATGACTTCGGGCCCGAACATCCCATGAAACCCGTGCGACTTGAACTCACCATGCGGCTCGTCGAGGACCTCGGCCTCACCCGGCACATCGAGCTCGCCGGGGCCCGCCCGGCCGGGGAGTCCACCCTGCGGCTCATCCACCGCCCCGACTACATCGAGGCCGTACGCCGGGCCTCCGCCGACCCCCGCGACACCGACCGCTGGCACGGCCTGGAGAGCGAGGACAACCCGGCGTTCGCCGGCATGCACGAGGCCGCCGCGCTCATCTCCGGCCTCTCGGTCGGCGGAGCCGAGGCCCTGCACAGCGGAGCCGCCACCCACGCCGTCAACTTCTCCGGCGGGCTGCACCACGCCATGCCCGGCTCCGCGGCCGGCTTCTGCGTGTACAACGACGCATCCCTGGCCATCGCCCGCCTGCTGGAACTCGGCGTGCAACGCGTCGCGTACGTCGACCTCGACGCCCACCACGGCGACGGCGTCCAGGAGGCGTTCTGGGACGACCCCCGCGTGCTGACCCTCTCCGTGCACGAACACCCGCGCACGCTCTTCCCGCACATCACCGGCCGGCCCGACGAGACCGGCGACCCGGAGAAGGCACCCGGCAGCGCCGCCAACCTGGCGCTGCCAGCCGGTACCTCCGACGCCGGCTGGCTGCGGGCCGTGCACGCGGTCCTGCCCGAGCTGCTGGCCGACTTCCGGCCGCAGGTCCTGGTGAGCCAGCACGGCGCCGACACCCACTTCGAGGACCTCCAGGCGCATCTCCTGCTCAGCCTGGACGCCCAGCGGGCCGGTATCGAGGCCGCGCACGACTGGGCGCACCGGTACGCCGACGGACGCTGGCTGGCGCTCGGCGGGGGCGGCTACGCGGTCGTGGACGTCGTTCCCCGTCTGTGGGCGCACCTGACGGCCGTCGCCGCCCACGCGCCCGTCGACCCCGCCACGCCCGTACCCGAAAGCTGGCGGCAGACCGTGTACGCGCTCACCCGCGAGAGCGGCCCGTGGCGCATGACCGACGGGCGGACCCCCAAGTGGCTGGACTGGGAGGCGGGTTACGATCCGGCGGATCCGGTGGACCAGGCCGTCCTCGCCACCCGCCGGGCGGCCTTCCCCCAGCGTGGCCTGCTGCCCTGA
- a CDS encoding ECF subfamily RNA polymerase sigma factor, BldN family: MSALSAALVPAGPAYVLAEGTAGTTSASPTPVPATPPEAARATTPAASAPSTGRRIPRNTTARRPAADSDSRRMMDLVERAQAGETEAFGGLYDHYSDTVYRYIYYRVGGRATAEDLTSETFLRALRRIGTFTWQGRDFGAWLVTIARNLVADHFKSSRFRLEITTGEMLDANEVERSPEDSVLESLSNTALLEAVRKLNPQQQECVTLRFLQGLSVAETARVMGKNEGAIKTLQYRAVRTLARLLPDDAR, translated from the coding sequence ATGTCCGCCCTCTCCGCCGCACTTGTCCCCGCCGGCCCCGCCTATGTCCTCGCCGAAGGCACCGCCGGCACCACCTCCGCCTCACCGACCCCCGTCCCCGCCACCCCACCCGAGGCCGCCCGGGCCACCACCCCCGCGGCCTCCGCCCCCAGCACCGGCAGGCGCATCCCCAGGAACACCACCGCCCGCCGCCCCGCCGCCGACAGCGACAGCCGGCGCATGATGGACCTCGTCGAACGCGCCCAGGCCGGCGAGACCGAGGCATTCGGCGGCCTCTACGACCACTACTCCGACACCGTCTACCGGTACATCTACTACCGGGTCGGCGGCCGGGCCACCGCCGAGGACCTCACCAGCGAGACATTCCTGCGCGCCCTGCGCCGGATCGGCACGTTCACCTGGCAGGGCCGCGACTTCGGCGCCTGGCTGGTCACCATCGCCCGCAATCTCGTCGCCGACCACTTCAAGTCCAGCCGCTTCCGGCTGGAGATCACCACCGGCGAGATGCTCGACGCCAACGAGGTCGAGCGCAGCCCCGAGGACTCCGTCCTGGAGTCGCTGTCCAACACCGCGCTGCTGGAAGCGGTCCGCAAGCTCAACCCGCAGCAGCAGGAGTGCGTCACCCTGCGCTTCCTCCAGGGCCTCTCGGTCGCCGAGACCGCCCGGGTGATGGGCAAGAACGAAGGGGCCATCAAAACCCTGCAGTACCGCGCGGTGCGCACCCTGGCGCGGCTGCTGCCCGACGACGCGAGGTAG
- a CDS encoding DUF5667 domain-containing protein → MPASRRAQEFARAVEEPRPDEAAVAGGPEEAPPADGTEQAALLSVTDRLTALPRPELSAETKTAQRAQLMAAMESAFAAARGGEEQIPEQRAAARTGRGAHRATPLSDAFSRLRPRSRLTKGLAAGGLSMGVAAGAFGGAAVASTNALPGDTLYGLKRGMEDLRLDFTGGDTARAQLYLDHASTRLHEAHRLMDRGRAGDLDHEQLHEIRTTLSSMADDAATGHRLLSQAHAADGSLDPLQTLSSFAEGHRDTWDLLRGKLPAQLWDIGEEVTSVFDAMDDEIVPLRTLLPQEPEHSGADPGAGDPQQSAPSTAETPHTPDTDATEAPGGSEDTEDPSSGQESPSTAAEEYEGLLGGTGLLNPPAPSTGTDEDGGSGDAPLGPLPQPDVTIPPLVQDLLPGLGLNVKNAE, encoded by the coding sequence GTGCCAGCAAGCCGACGGGCCCAGGAGTTCGCCCGGGCCGTCGAGGAGCCCCGGCCGGACGAGGCGGCCGTGGCGGGCGGGCCCGAAGAGGCACCGCCGGCCGACGGGACCGAACAGGCAGCCCTGCTGTCCGTGACGGACCGGCTGACCGCCCTGCCCCGGCCCGAGCTGAGCGCCGAGACGAAAACCGCACAGCGTGCCCAGCTGATGGCCGCCATGGAATCCGCCTTCGCCGCCGCCCGCGGCGGCGAGGAGCAGATCCCCGAACAGCGCGCCGCGGCCAGAACCGGCCGCGGCGCCCACCGGGCCACCCCGCTGAGTGACGCCTTCAGCCGGCTGCGCCCCCGCAGCCGGCTCACCAAGGGCCTGGCCGCCGGCGGCCTGTCCATGGGCGTGGCCGCCGGCGCCTTCGGCGGCGCCGCCGTCGCCAGCACCAACGCCCTGCCCGGCGACACCCTCTACGGCCTCAAACGAGGCATGGAGGACCTGCGCCTGGACTTCACCGGCGGCGACACCGCACGCGCCCAGCTCTACCTCGACCACGCCTCCACCCGGCTGCACGAGGCCCACCGCCTCATGGACCGCGGCCGGGCCGGCGACCTCGACCACGAGCAGCTGCACGAGATCCGCACCACCCTCAGCAGCATGGCCGACGACGCCGCCACCGGACACCGGCTGCTCAGCCAGGCCCACGCGGCGGACGGCTCCCTGGACCCGCTCCAGACCCTGTCGTCCTTCGCCGAGGGCCACCGCGACACCTGGGACCTGCTGCGCGGCAAACTCCCCGCCCAGCTGTGGGACATCGGCGAGGAGGTCACCTCCGTCTTCGACGCCATGGACGACGAGATCGTCCCGCTGCGCACCCTGCTCCCCCAGGAGCCGGAGCACTCCGGCGCCGACCCCGGCGCCGGCGACCCGCAGCAGTCCGCCCCGTCCACCGCCGAGACGCCGCATACGCCCGACACGGACGCCACGGAGGCCCCCGGTGGCTCCGAGGACACCGAGGACCCCTCCAGCGGCCAGGAGAGCCCCTCCACGGCCGCCGAGGAGTACGAGGGATTGCTCGGCGGCACCGGGCTGCTCAACCCGCCCGCGCCGAGCACCGGCACGGACGAGGACGGCGGCTCGGGCGACGCCCCGCTCGGCCCCCTGCCGCAGCCGGACGTCACCATCCCGCCCCTGGTGCAGGACCTGCTCCCGGGCCTCGGGCTGAACGTGAAGAACGCCGAATAG